From Bacillus sp. FSL K6-3431, the proteins below share one genomic window:
- a CDS encoding DUF4870 domain-containing protein, with the protein MEDQQNIQPKDNPTYIKSSTGLENNIAGLLCYLGVFVTGIIFFILEKKSPFVKFHAMQSTVTFVGLQIAAYVVGFVPFFGGILGTLIQLLNLILWIVLMVKAYNKELFKLPIASSIAESLVVKFENKTNTNA; encoded by the coding sequence ATGGAGGATCAACAAAATATTCAACCAAAAGATAATCCCACATATATAAAGTCATCGACGGGATTAGAGAATAATATCGCAGGACTTTTATGTTACTTAGGAGTATTTGTTACTGGTATTATTTTTTTCATACTAGAAAAGAAAAGCCCATTCGTTAAATTTCATGCAATGCAATCAACCGTCACATTCGTCGGCCTTCAAATTGCAGCTTACGTAGTAGGTTTCGTCCCGTTTTTTGGTGGAATACTAGGCACACTCATTCAATTATTAAACTTAATATTATGGATTGTGCTGATGGTCAAAGCTTATAACAAAGAACTGTTTAAATTACCCATCGCTAGTAGTATTGCTGAAAGTTTAGTAGTTAAATTTGAAAATAAAACAAATACGAATGCCTAA
- a CDS encoding histidine phosphatase family protein, translating to MEKKIYIVRHCEAQGQSKEANLTEKGFDQAIYVANFFSNIKLDRIIASPFLRAIQSIEPLTKQAKIELETDDRLSERILSKTELPDWLEKLKATFSDMDLSFVGGESSNEAMGRAVNIVEDILKGNAENTLIVTHGNLMSLLIKKYRSDFGFDCWLKLSNPDIYLLRLKNNQSTIQRIWK from the coding sequence ATGGAAAAGAAGATTTATATTGTTCGACATTGTGAAGCACAAGGGCAATCTAAGGAAGCAAATCTCACTGAAAAAGGATTTGATCAGGCCATCTATGTAGCTAACTTTTTTTCAAATATTAAATTGGATCGAATTATTGCAAGTCCGTTTTTACGAGCTATTCAGTCAATTGAACCACTAACAAAGCAAGCGAAGATTGAACTTGAAACAGATGACAGACTATCAGAGCGGATATTAAGTAAAACTGAACTTCCAGATTGGCTTGAAAAGCTTAAAGCAACATTTAGTGATATGGATCTTAGTTTTGTCGGTGGAGAGTCAAGTAATGAGGCTATGGGGCGAGCGGTAAATATAGTTGAGGATATTTTGAAAGGTAATGCTGAAAACACGTTGATTGTTACTCACGGAAATTTGATGAGTTTACTAATAAAGAAGTATCGTAGTGATTTTGGCTTTGATTGTTGGCTAAAGCTTAGTAATCCCGATATATATTTATTGAGGTTAAAAAACAATCAATCTACCATTCAACGGATTTGGAAATAA
- a CDS encoding lipoate--protein ligase, translating into MLFIDNQGITDPRINLAIEEYALKNLDVNKSYLLFYINEPSIIIGKNQNTIEEINTDYVEKNKLHVVRRLSGGGAVYHDHGNLNFSFITKDDGESFLNFKKFTEPVVQALKKLGVDAEMKGRNDILVGERKISGNAQFSTRGRMFSHGTLMFDSEIENVVSALNVRKDKIESKGIKSIRSRVANISEFLEEKLTIEQFKEVLLHNIFENVDPIPEYKLTDKDWEKIHEISKKRYQNWDWNYGKSPNFNIQHSHRFPVGHIEFRLDIHKGQITNCKIFGDFFGVGDVSEIEKRLTGIRYERSDIARALADIEIPHYFGNVTNDEIVELIY; encoded by the coding sequence TTGTTATTTATTGATAACCAAGGGATTACTGATCCACGAATAAACCTGGCGATTGAGGAATATGCTTTGAAAAACTTAGATGTAAACAAGTCTTATTTATTATTTTATATTAATGAGCCTTCGATTATTATTGGGAAAAATCAAAACACAATTGAAGAAATCAACACAGATTATGTAGAGAAAAACAAGTTACATGTTGTTCGTAGATTATCTGGTGGTGGTGCTGTCTATCACGATCATGGCAATTTGAATTTCAGTTTCATTACAAAAGATGATGGAGAAAGTTTTCTTAACTTCAAAAAGTTTACTGAACCAGTTGTTCAAGCATTGAAGAAACTTGGTGTTGATGCGGAAATGAAGGGACGTAATGACATTCTTGTTGGTGAGCGGAAAATTTCGGGTAATGCTCAATTTTCAACTAGAGGTAGAATGTTTAGTCACGGTACACTTATGTTTGATTCTGAAATTGAAAATGTTGTTTCTGCCTTAAACGTTCGGAAAGATAAAATAGAGTCTAAAGGAATTAAATCGATCAGGAGCCGAGTTGCGAATATATCTGAATTTCTGGAAGAAAAATTAACGATTGAACAATTTAAAGAAGTACTACTACACAATATTTTTGAAAACGTTGACCCAATCCCCGAATATAAGCTTACAGATAAGGATTGGGAAAAAATTCATGAAATTTCAAAAAAACGTTATCAAAACTGGGATTGGAACTATGGAAAATCACCAAACTTTAATATTCAGCATTCACATCGCTTTCCCGTAGGCCATATTGAATTCCGCCTGGATATTCATAAAGGTCAAATTACGAATTGCAAAATATTTGGTGACTTTTTTGGTGTTGGTGATGTAAGTGAAATTGAAAAGCGCCTGACAGGAATTCGTTATGAGCGGTCTGATATTGCTAGAGCGTTAGCAGATATCGAGATTCCACATTACTTCGGAAATGTTACTAATGATGAAATTGTTGAATTGATCTATTAA
- the yhfH gene encoding protein YhfH codes for MIQNVVDFFKNLPPKICTNCGDQVAEQHECYGTTCDKCTKL; via the coding sequence ATGATTCAAAATGTAGTCGACTTTTTCAAAAACTTGCCTCCAAAGATATGTACTAATTGCGGAGATCAAGTTGCAGAACAACATGAATGCTATGGTACTACTTGCGATAAATGTACAAAACTTTAA
- a CDS encoding DUF3231 family protein, whose protein sequence is MPTPEQVDFVKKQPFLNGWLGDRRPLLGIEIANLVYKAERNTLGEALITGFSQVVKSKEVRQFML, encoded by the coding sequence ATTCCAACACCTGAGCAGGTCGATTTTGTTAAGAAACAACCATTTTTAAATGGATGGTTGGGTGATCGTCGTCCGCTTTTGGGGATTGAAATTGCAAATCTTGTTTATAAAGCAGAAAGAAATACACTCGGTGAAGCCTTAATAACTGGATTTAGTCAGGTTGTCAAATCAAAGGAAGTTCGACAGTTCATGCTATGA
- a CDS encoding GNAT family N-acetyltransferase produces the protein MLLFEKDSIIVRELERSDDVLLAKWLSDPEILEYYEGRDNAFDIYKVMKTFFNEEDINRSIIEFEGVAIGYIQFYLLDEKTMEVYDYPIDEKVVIFGMDQFIGEVNYWNRGIGQALIHSMVNYLIGQKQSIKIVMDPQTWNDRAIHCYEKCGFQKVKLLPKHELHEGEYRDCWLMEYTKNGV, from the coding sequence ATATTGTTGTTTGAAAAAGATAGTATTATTGTTAGGGAGTTAGAACGAAGCGACGATGTATTATTAGCAAAATGGCTTTCTGATCCTGAAATCTTGGAATACTATGAAGGACGAGACAATGCTTTTGATATTTACAAGGTTATGAAAACTTTTTTTAACGAAGAGGATATAAATCGATCTATCATTGAATTTGAAGGTGTTGCAATCGGCTATATTCAATTTTATCTGCTAGATGAAAAAACTATGGAAGTGTACGATTATCCGATTGACGAAAAAGTAGTTATTTTTGGTATGGATCAATTTATCGGAGAAGTAAACTATTGGAATCGAGGTATAGGCCAGGCACTCATTCATTCTATGGTTAATTATTTAATTGGCCAAAAACAGTCCATTAAGATTGTGATGGATCCGCAAACATGGAATGACAGAGCGATTCATTGCTACGAAAAATGTGGTTTTCAAAAAGTGAAACTCCTACCAAAACACGAGCTTCACGAAGGTGAATACCGTGATTGTTGGTTAATGGAATATACAAAAAACGGTGTATGA
- a CDS encoding DUF3231 family protein, which produces MSHDQDLGLVYTRLMAKIAKYAEEGANIMIDNGWMEEPPKAANR; this is translated from the coding sequence ATTAGCCATGATCAAGATTTAGGATTGGTGTACACCCGTTTAATGGCTAAGATTGCGAAATATGCCGAAGAGGGGGCAAACATTATGATTGACAACGGTTGGATGGAAGAACCACCCAAAGCAGCAAATCGATGA
- a CDS encoding DUF3231 family protein — MTSAEISNLWTTYQASTMIICGVKYFLATVENENICELLKYALDYSQKRVQTITHMHGTIPNSSRPNQVLTEAPRLFSDTMILLYMLNMCSFDLSAQSVMHSLSTRDDTDAFYSECIAQTRELSD, encoded by the coding sequence TTGACTTCAGCGGAAATCTCTAATCTATGGACAACTTATCAAGCTAGCACCATGATTATTTGTGGTGTAAAGTACTTTTTAGCAACCGTTGAAAATGAAAATATTTGTGAACTCCTAAAGTATGCGTTGGACTATTCTCAAAAACGCGTTCAAACCATCACACATATGCATGGAACAATACCCAATTCCAGTCGGCCAAACCAGGTGCTTACGGAAGCACCTCGTTTGTTTTCCGATACAATGATACTACTTTACATGTTGAATATGTGTAGCTTTGATTTAAGTGCACAAAGCGTCATGCATTCTCTTTCAACACGGGATGATACGGATGCTTTTTATTCTGAATGTATCGCACAAACAAGAGAACTGTCGGATTGA
- a CDS encoding MBL fold metallo-hydrolase, producing MEITVIGHWGGYPKVGEASSGYLLEHDGFKLLMDCGSAVLSQLQVYIKPEELDAVVLSHYHADHIADIGVLQHALLIDKYMSGTNQNVPIYGHQQDKMAFATLTYKDITKGIAYEQDKSFHIGPYTVEFLQTKHSAICFAMRISAGGKTLVYTADSGYFEELIDFASEADVLLCESNFYKGMDAAAAGHMTSEEAGLLASKSNVKKLVLTHLPHFGDLQQLVIEAKENFTGEVCLASRSLKITV from the coding sequence ATGGAGATCACAGTGATCGGTCATTGGGGCGGTTATCCCAAAGTAGGGGAAGCGAGCTCTGGATATTTGTTAGAACATGACGGGTTTAAACTTTTAATGGATTGTGGAAGTGCAGTTTTATCACAGCTACAAGTGTATATAAAGCCAGAAGAGCTGGATGCAGTTGTACTTTCGCATTATCATGCTGATCATATTGCAGATATTGGTGTACTTCAGCATGCACTTTTAATTGATAAATATATGAGTGGAACGAATCAAAATGTACCTATATATGGTCATCAGCAAGACAAAATGGCATTTGCAACTTTAACCTATAAGGATATTACAAAAGGGATAGCCTATGAGCAGGATAAAAGTTTCCATATTGGTCCTTATACGGTTGAATTTTTACAGACGAAGCATTCAGCAATATGCTTCGCGATGAGAATTTCTGCTGGTGGGAAAACTCTTGTATATACTGCGGATTCAGGTTATTTTGAAGAGTTAATCGATTTTGCTAGCGAGGCGGATGTTCTTCTTTGTGAATCGAACTTTTATAAAGGCATGGATGCTGCGGCAGCGGGACATATGACTAGTGAAGAAGCGGGACTACTCGCTTCCAAATCAAATGTAAAAAAACTTGTTCTTACACATTTACCGCATTTTGGTGACCTACAGCAATTAGTAATAGAAGCCAAAGAAAATTTTACAGGCGAGGTTTGCCTTGCTTCACGAAGTTTGAAAATTACCGTTTGA
- a CDS encoding GNAT family N-acetyltransferase, protein MKIEAVYSDLPVLETERLILRKITMADVDDIYKYGSNEVVSKYVTWDTHRSIMETKEFVAFVLSQYENKKVAPWGMEYKENGKLLGTIDFVSWQPNHHRAEIGYVLSQAYWGKGLTTEAAKEIIRFGFEKMELTRIQARCLVENVGSQRVMEKVGMSFEGISRKGICIKGEHQDLKIFSILKEEFLIPHSEKINHS, encoded by the coding sequence GTGAAGATAGAAGCGGTTTATAGTGATTTGCCTGTTTTAGAAACGGAACGGCTTATTCTCAGAAAAATAACCATGGCTGATGTGGATGATATATATAAGTATGGATCGAATGAAGTTGTTTCAAAATATGTAACTTGGGATACGCATAGGTCAATTATGGAGACAAAAGAATTTGTCGCATTTGTTTTAAGTCAATATGAAAATAAGAAAGTAGCTCCATGGGGAATGGAATATAAGGAAAATGGAAAACTTTTAGGGACGATAGACTTTGTTTCGTGGCAACCAAATCATCATCGTGCTGAGATTGGATATGTCCTATCACAAGCATATTGGGGAAAAGGGTTAACTACGGAAGCAGCTAAGGAAATCATTAGATTTGGTTTTGAAAAAATGGAATTAACTCGTATCCAGGCGAGATGCCTTGTAGAAAATGTTGGATCACAACGAGTAATGGAAAAGGTAGGAATGTCTTTTGAAGGCATAAGTAGAAAAGGAATATGTATAAAAGGAGAACATCAAGACTTAAAAATATTTTCTATATTAAAAGAAGAGTTTTTAATTCCACATTCAGAAAAAATAAATCATTCGTGA